ACACCTGCAAGTACTCATTACTCCCTAATTTCTGATGCTTTGCATTGGGGTTACCACGTTTTGGCAGAAAAACCCCTGACTCTCAAGCCCAGAGAATGTCGAGAACTTTGCCAACTCGCAGAACAACAGAAACGACAGTTGATGGTCGATCACACCTACTTATTCCATCCAGCCATTGAAAGAGGAAAAGCTATAGTTCAAAAAGGACAATTGGGTGACTTACGTTATGGATATGCTACCCGTACTCATTTAGGACCAGTCCGTCAAGATGTTGATGCATTGTGGGACTTAGCCATTCACGATATTGCCATCTTTAACACATGGCTGAATCAAATACCCATAAAAGTTGAGGCTACAGGTAAAGTTTGGTTGCAACCAGGGCTATCGGATTTAGTGTGGGTGACGCTTACATACCCAAACAACTTTCAAGTTTATATTCACTTATGCTGGTTAAATCCCGACAAACAAAGACGGCTTGCAATTGTGGGCAGTCTTGGTAGTCTCATTTTTGATGAAATGTCACCTGCATCACCTTTAACCTTGCTACATGGGGAATTTGAACAACGAGAAAACAAATTTATTCCTATCAATCAAAGACAAGAAGTCCTAGAAATAGAAAAAGCAGAACCATTAAAGGAGGTATGCAATAGCTTTATTAACTGTATTCTCAATAATCTTCCTTCAGAAACTTCATCTGGTTGGGTTGGTACAGAATTAGTACAAATTCTTTCTGCTTTGACAGAATCTCTCAAGCGAGACAGTGACCAGTGATCAGTGACCAGTGACCAGTTACTGATTACTGGTCACTGGTCACTGGCTTTTGCATCCTAAATCTAGGATTTCTAATTTCTTTATTGAAATTAGACGGTAAGAAGTTGCCTTTATGGTTTGTATCTCCTGCTTGTGTCGTTGCTGTTGCTTGTTTACTTTGAGTGGAAGGGTTAATATTTTTTGAGCCTTCTTTGTCTTCAGATTCGCTTAATAAAGAGATATCAATTAAAGGCAAAGTTATTGTAATTGTTGTCCCCAAATTATTACCCTGACTTTCAAGAGTAATAGTACCCCCCATAAGTTCCATTAAGTTTCGTGATATTGCTAGCCCCAATCCCGTACCGCCAAACTTACGAGCATTGGCATCATCAATCATTACAAAGGGACGAAAGAGTTTTGACTGTTGTGTGGGATCGATCCCTATACCTGTGTCTTTAACTTTTATGATAACCTCAGACTTATCATCACGATCCTGAATATCTGTAGCAATTGTAATGCTTCCTTCTTCGGTAAACTTGGTTGCATTACCAATAACATTAATGAGCACTTGTTTTAGCTTTGCTGAATCAGCATTAACGGGTATGGCTTCTTCTAGCTGTGGAATATTTAATTGCAACCCTTTTTTTTGCACGTTAACAGATTGTATGTTGATAACGTCCTTTAAAATTTGTGTTAAATCTACAGGTTTCAGAACGACTGATAATTTGCCTGCTTCTATTTTAGAAATATCAAGGATATCGTTAATAATGCCTAACAAGTGAATTGCTGTATCATCAGCACGCTGGAGAAATTCTAGTTCTTCTTCTCTGTTGTCACACATATCTTCTCTTACTATGCGAACGCAATTAATAATAATGTTGAGCGGATTTCTTAATTCATGGGAAGTTGCTGCTAAGAATTGAGTTTTTACTTGATTGGCATCTTTAGCTTCTTTCCATGCTAATTCCAACTCTTCTGCCCAAACTTTGAGTCGGTTTAACATTTGGTGCAGTGCTTGCGCTAGTTGGTTAAATTCACGAATTTGGAAATTATCAGGAACTGGTTGTGTAGATTCGTTGAGGTGGAGATTCAAGGCATAGTCTCGTAGTTTTTCTACAGGACTTGCTAAATAACGAGCTACATACAGTGAAGCTAATACACTTGCTCCAATCAAACCAAATGTTAAAACGGCAAGAATAATTTTTATGTCTTGAAGCCCGTAAAGAGCATCATCTAAACTCGTGACTGATATTATGACCCATTTTTTATTTTGTCCTTCTGTAAGAGGGCTTGGAATAGCTGTATAGCCTGCTAGTAATTCTTCACCTTCCTGTTCAAAAAATAAATGTAGAAAATCTTGCCTTCCTAGCAAAGCGTTTTTAACAATGCTTTGTAGTCTTGAAGCATCAGCGTGTTGTTTTATATTCGTTCCTACTCGCGATGCTATTGGATGTGCCAGGATTGTCCCATCATCAGAAATAATGACTGTAGAGCCAGTTAATAATCCCAGTTTATGACTTATTCTTTGTTGCATTAGGACTGATTTAAATCTCAAGACATAACGCATATTTTCTTCACTATCGTACACGGGTGCAGATAGCATGAGTTGCAGGTTATTTCGGATATTTTTTTGACCGGTTGTTCCAAATTCTGGCGGTAATATTGTCTCGACATTAAAGCCTTCACTGGAAAAAGGAAATTTTACCTCACCAAATGATTTGATGCCACAAGTACTAGCTAGGATGTCATTATTTTGGGGGTCGATTAATTGAATGCAATCGATTTGTTTTGGTAGTTGTTTCGCAATCTTGCTCAGAAATCGCTGCACTTCCATAGGTAAACCCGATCGCACCGTCGTTGTTTGACTTGCGTTGATTACATTTATTTTTAAAGCAGCACTTGCTTCTACAAGCTTCTCGCCCTTAATAATGGCACTTTCTGTTAAATTTTGCCGAGCTGTTTCTAGCAGACTAGAGCGTGCCTTTTTATAAGCTACAATCTCCCCTATCAATAAAACTGGAACTGACAGTAGCAAAATTTTTGACACTAAAATTCTCCGAAAGGATGATTGACGGGGTTTAGCCATCGGCAGTCTCTCTTAATGATGTGCCAATCACAGCAGCCACTCAAAAAAGTTGCTGTTGTTCTTGAGTTACAAAATTCCCTATCTTACAATCCTATTTAAAATATAAAAAAGTTCAATAGGAAAAAGAAGTCAAGTATACGAGCCCTCATAAAAACGCTTGCCCATGCAACTGTCATTTACGCGCAAATCATCATGATGAAATTTCCGAACAGAAAGTTTCCAGCATTGTATTGTTAAAAGTAACAATTTTCTTTGAAAACATAAAAACTATCAATCCAATTGAACTGTGCAAGACCGTCCACATACCATAGTAATCTTAGCAATGAGTGCAGATGGCAAGATATCAGATGTCACGCGATCGCCTGCCCGCTTTGGTTCAAAAACTGATAAAGCCCATCTGGAAGAACAAATTGCTTTGGCTGATGCTGTCATATTCGGTGCTGGTACTCTCCGTGCCTACGGTACAACACTCACCGTATCACACCCACAACTGCTGCAACAACGCGCTCGCACAGGAAAGCCTCCTCAGCCGATACAAATAGTAATTACACATTCTGCTCACCTAAATCCGGAAATTCGCTTCTTTCGGCAAAAAATTAGCCGTTGGTTACTGACTACATCACCAGGAGCGCTTTTTTGGAAAAACCGTTCAGATTTTGAGAAAATACTAGTTTTTGAAAAACCAACAGGAGAAATTGACATAGAGGCTGGTTTAGAACATCTGAAAAATTTAGGCATAAAACGTTTGGCTGTTTTGGGTGGTGGTGAGTTAGTCTCCTCAATGCTGAAAATAGATTTAATTGATGAATTCTGGCTCACTATTTGTCCGTTGATTATAGGTGGTGCAGCCGCACCTACACCAGTAGAAGGAGATGGATTTTTCCCTGATTTAGCGCCGAGCTTGCAATTATTAGAAGTTCGCACCATCGAACAAGAGGTCTTTCTGCATTATTTTCTTAAGCGGTCAAAAGAATAGTGTTAAAATTTAATACAATTATCACTTTCAGTATTTTGACCTTTAGCAAAATTTCAGCATCGTTTTTCCTCTATGGAAAGACGGCGTTACAACGTCCAAACCTTACAAGCTTTTTATGAACTGGCTAGCCCACTTGTTTTTGTCGGAAAAGAACGTTGAAAGTCGCTTGGGAAACCTCCTTGCGGATTTAGTCAAAGGTTCAGCTCGCCAGGATTTGAACTTTGGGATCCAACGAGGGATGGAGTGCCATAAAGTCGTTGATACCTTTACTGATTGTCACGTCATTGTTCGATGCAGCAAAGGCAGAATTAGTCAAAGGTACAAACGATTTGCTGGAATACTTGTAGATATCTTTTACGATTACTTTCTGGCAAAGAATTGGTCGGTGTACTCGAATATACCGCTTGATGAGTTTACAACCCAGATATATGAGTCATTTCAAGCTTATCCAGGGCAAATACCCACACCCGTAAGAGAGATTTTAAATCGGATGGCGGCTGAGGACTGGTTGGGATCTTATCGCAACTTAGCTGGTGTAGAAAAGACCATTAGGAGGATATCTCACAGATTGTCCATGCGGCTGTCTAAGCCCTTCAGTTTAAACCTAGCTGTCAGCGAATTAATCACACACGAGAGTGAGTTGGAAAATGATTTTCGGGAATTTTTCCCAGAGTTACTAGCTCACACCCAAAATTGGCATCTTGCTTAGTATTGAACGTAAAAATGTTGGAACAACTAAAGCCTCGTTATTCAGTTGCTTGGAACAACAAAATTTCTGAAGTACCCAAAGATGCATGGGATGCTTTGGCGTTGCCACTCAAAACACCGTTTTTAGAGTGGGAGTGGCTGAATAATCTTGAAATCTCCCAAAGTGCCACTGCGAATACTGGCTGGTTACCAAATCACTTAACTGTATGGCGGGACAGAACACTCATCGCTGCAGCGCCTTTGTATATTAAAGGACACAGTTATGGCGAATTTGTTTTCGATCATCAGTGGGCTGACTTAGCACAACGTATTGGTGTAGAATATTACCCGAAAATGCTGGGAATGTCTCCGTTTACACCGGCTGAAGGTTATCGATTTTTAATTGCGCCAGGAGAGGATGAGCATGAAATCACAGCAATGATGGTGCGTGAAATTGACGGTTTCTGTACCAAACACCATATTTCTGGTTGTCATTTTCTCTATGTAGATCCACAATGGCGTCCAATTCTGGAAAGTCAAGGTTTTACCCCTTGGCTGCACCATAGCTACATTTGGCAAAATTCCGGGTTTAAGACTTTTGATGACTACTTGTCAGTTTTCAATGCCAATCAACGTCGCAATATTAAACGCGAACGTAAAGCAGTGGAAAAAGCTGGTTTGAGATTACAGTCGTTGTTTGGTGATGAAATTCCTAAATCCTTATTTCCTTTAATGTACCAGTTCTATGCAGACACTTGTGATAAATTTGGCTGGTGGGGTAGTAAGTACCTAACAAAGCGGTTTTTTGAGCAACTGCATACCCATTACCGCCATCGGGTTGTGTTTTTTGCCGCCTACAACCAACAGGATAACCGTCAGCCAGTGGGGATGTCTTTTTGCTTGATGAAAAATGACCAGATGTATGGGCGCTACTGGGGTTCTTTTCAAGAAATTGACTGCTTGCATTTTGATGCTTGCTACTACACACCAATAGAATGGGCGATCGCAAACGGTGTCCAATTGTTTGACCCCGGAGCGGGTGGACGGCATAAAAAACGTCGCGGGTTTCCAGCTACTGCCAATTACAGCCTGCATCGCTTTTACAATAATCGTTTGTCACAGATTCTGCGCCCTTATATCAATCAAGTGAATGAACTCGAACAGCAGGAGATTGAGGGAATGAATGCGGAGTTGCCTTTTAAGTGACCAGTGACCAGTGACCAGTGACCAGTGACCAGTGACCAGTGACCAATGACCAGTGACCAGTGACCAGTGACCAGTGACCAGTGACCAGTGACCAGTGACCAGTGACCAGTGACCAATGACCAGTGACCAATGACCAGTGACCAATGACCAGTGACCAGTGACTAGTGAGTTTTGCATTTCTT
This genomic interval from Scytonema hofmannii PCC 7110 contains the following:
- a CDS encoding Gfo/Idh/MocA family protein; amino-acid sequence: MIKIAVIGVGRWGIHLLRNFLEQPQVEVKAVVDPSPERLIEVKQQYHLDDKVLLTTEWQAIQQVEGLEAVAIATPASTHYSLISDALHWGYHVLAEKPLTLKPRECRELCQLAEQQKRQLMVDHTYLFHPAIERGKAIVQKGQLGDLRYGYATRTHLGPVRQDVDALWDLAIHDIAIFNTWLNQIPIKVEATGKVWLQPGLSDLVWVTLTYPNNFQVYIHLCWLNPDKQRRLAIVGSLGSLIFDEMSPASPLTLLHGEFEQRENKFIPINQRQEVLEIEKAEPLKEVCNSFINCILNNLPSETSSGWVGTELVQILSALTESLKRDSDQ
- a CDS encoding ACP phosphodiesterase yields the protein MNWLAHLFLSEKNVESRLGNLLADLVKGSARQDLNFGIQRGMECHKVVDTFTDCHVIVRCSKGRISQRYKRFAGILVDIFYDYFLAKNWSVYSNIPLDEFTTQIYESFQAYPGQIPTPVREILNRMAAEDWLGSYRNLAGVEKTIRRISHRLSMRLSKPFSLNLAVSELITHESELENDFREFFPELLAHTQNWHLA
- a CDS encoding sensor histidine kinase, producing the protein MAKPRQSSFRRILVSKILLLSVPVLLIGEIVAYKKARSSLLETARQNLTESAIIKGEKLVEASAALKINVINASQTTTVRSGLPMEVQRFLSKIAKQLPKQIDCIQLIDPQNNDILASTCGIKSFGEVKFPFSSEGFNVETILPPEFGTTGQKNIRNNLQLMLSAPVYDSEENMRYVLRFKSVLMQQRISHKLGLLTGSTVIISDDGTILAHPIASRVGTNIKQHADASRLQSIVKNALLGRQDFLHLFFEQEGEELLAGYTAIPSPLTEGQNKKWVIISVTSLDDALYGLQDIKIILAVLTFGLIGASVLASLYVARYLASPVEKLRDYALNLHLNESTQPVPDNFQIREFNQLAQALHQMLNRLKVWAEELELAWKEAKDANQVKTQFLAATSHELRNPLNIIINCVRIVREDMCDNREEELEFLQRADDTAIHLLGIINDILDISKIEAGKLSVVLKPVDLTQILKDVINIQSVNVQKKGLQLNIPQLEEAIPVNADSAKLKQVLINVIGNATKFTEEGSITIATDIQDRDDKSEVIIKVKDTGIGIDPTQQSKLFRPFVMIDDANARKFGGTGLGLAISRNLMELMGGTITLESQGNNLGTTITITLPLIDISLLSESEDKEGSKNINPSTQSKQATATTQAGDTNHKGNFLPSNFNKEIRNPRFRMQKPVTSDQ
- a CDS encoding RibD family protein translates to MQDRPHTIVILAMSADGKISDVTRSPARFGSKTDKAHLEEQIALADAVIFGAGTLRAYGTTLTVSHPQLLQQRARTGKPPQPIQIVITHSAHLNPEIRFFRQKISRWLLTTSPGALFWKNRSDFEKILVFEKPTGEIDIEAGLEHLKNLGIKRLAVLGGGELVSSMLKIDLIDEFWLTICPLIIGGAAAPTPVEGDGFFPDLAPSLQLLEVRTIEQEVFLHYFLKRSKE
- a CDS encoding GNAT family N-acetyltransferase, producing MLEQLKPRYSVAWNNKISEVPKDAWDALALPLKTPFLEWEWLNNLEISQSATANTGWLPNHLTVWRDRTLIAAAPLYIKGHSYGEFVFDHQWADLAQRIGVEYYPKMLGMSPFTPAEGYRFLIAPGEDEHEITAMMVREIDGFCTKHHISGCHFLYVDPQWRPILESQGFTPWLHHSYIWQNSGFKTFDDYLSVFNANQRRNIKRERKAVEKAGLRLQSLFGDEIPKSLFPLMYQFYADTCDKFGWWGSKYLTKRFFEQLHTHYRHRVVFFAAYNQQDNRQPVGMSFCLMKNDQMYGRYWGSFQEIDCLHFDACYYTPIEWAIANGVQLFDPGAGGRHKKRRGFPATANYSLHRFYNNRLSQILRPYINQVNELEQQEIEGMNAELPFK